The Juglans regia cultivar Chandler chromosome 16, Walnut 2.0, whole genome shotgun sequence nucleotide sequence aaaattaaatgtttttaaaatataaattggaatatGAATAAGTTGGTTACCTCTCATGTATGTTCCATTAGTTCGATTGCTGTGCAACCTAGAGCTTCTTCTGCGATTTTACCGAACATGACAGCTCCTAGTCGTCCATTACCATCGTCAACGTCGATGTAAGCTCGACAActatataaacaaactatattttttagtctgaatgattaagcaataatttgaatataatataaaattgattaaaggaACATTTACgacgtaaaatatgaatataagatgtataccgtggttgtgcattactcatgtatttgcaatgataatattgaaatttttcattttgttcatatccAGTCCCCTCTTTACACCCAATGCAGGAcatgtagaagaatatttgatggagatcaaccacacaaatagttgctttaatccaaaattttactttctgcattaattttgcaacagatatatatttttagtggttgtaaataatatgtagcCTTAAGATAAGGTTAGAAATGTACCGTCATTGGttgtaatgatttaagaaaaccaGCAAGATCATCAAGCTTAATTATGTCTTTCATATCAACATTTGATGACGATGCTGATGCTGATGCCGTTGtgtgatgtagatttttttcgacGATTTCTTCAAGCAGTGCATGATTTAGCATCgtcctaaatatttttagaataatttaaaatgaatgagagaaatcatggaggaaaagatatagtaggtacaaattgtatatatatataataaagtaagaaagaattaCCATTGACATAATGAAGTTGCAGCAGGGATGACAGGATTTAAGGTAAATACACTTGTTGGTTGAGACGAAAGAGAAATacctatattataaagaaaagaaatttgttagtagataataacattctatttttaataaatgctgatATTATAAGTTGTGTAATATACCATTGTATGAACCGACTTTTATACGTGTTGCGAGTAGAGTTGGCTTAGCTTCAATAATATCAAAGATTGTTCGgcattcaccatccacaaatCGACTCCACATAGTCAATCATATGGGCATTAGGCTGTAAAATTTAGGAGaaagtatttaaaagtgtagcatgatgaaatagtattgaaaataagttaattaaagaatttattaatatcacatatatagttgagaaatcTTTTTTACCTCTAGTCgataacatatatttcttgaatttttgttggCCCATGTATTGAGGTAATTTCTCTAAGAGGTTTCATGTATATTACGATCGCCAGAATAGCTGtccaattatgttaaaaaaattttttgtgaaaactGAATAAGAGTATCAAGATGTACGTTAAATATATCGATGTGATATTTACCTATTTCAGTTCCAGTGTCTTTGTAGTCATGTAGATTGGTGAATGGGATAATATCATATTCTGGTGGTTGTAATTCCACTTCGTCATCTGGAATGTTTTCGatgattgttcttgaatttaagatccacTGGTATTCATGCGCTTCAATTCTATGCCTGGGATCTAAAGGCTTGACATAAGCATTACTGATGTAGTAAGACCGGAAGATGTGTAACATGTCATTACGTAGGTCTATATCTTTGTCAAAAATTGTTGCTTGTAGTCGGTTGCCCTgcataatattgtataaatgaatagttatttgtattctattgattgtaaaatagtatttattaaatatatataagatttaatctgagaatatagttagaatgaatctatgttataaaggaaaaacatatttattttggatatatcatgtgaaagaatataatataaatattaagtatatttttgcaaGAATGATAATGATATCAATGTGTTACCTCAGGGTCTATCaatgtcagattttgatattttgtcggtgaatgttgtgcagtacgtttgggagatttgtctgacacaatcatcttgatgctccaatttcttgtacttggagtaatgtctttgattgatgtatagatagtccgcatgttgaagcctacttatgaatgaagagaaaaaaaatattagtttaaacaattgaatttaaataaaacaatttcaataaaagaaaaataggaagttctgaaaattacataatggaaaaataaattgtattcAAATGAGaggtatatattgaaatttgattacttATAGAAGTTTATGATGTATATGCTAGTGTtagtaattctttataaataatattatttgtttcagttTCTTCACAATCTTGAGTTGATACTGGTCTTATAAGAACTTTTACTGAAGCAGaagtcttggctcttgatagtgCTACATAGAGTTGGCCATGACAAAATACAGGTTGAGGCAAGTatacaccaacaaaatctaatgtctgtccttgtgctttatttattgtcatcgcaaaacttaatctgataggaaattgtgttcttttgaatggaaaaccactattatcGTCTGCATTTGGCAAGAAATGAATCATTGgtatgaaaactctttttccGGTGTGGTGACCAACTGCAATTTCAGCATCAATGATATTTCGTTCAAAGTTACGACAAATAAGACGTGTTCCATTGCATAAACCTTCTGAAGGATTGACATTTCTGAGTAACATGataggacaatttttttttagtaacagCTCATGAGGTGGAAGTCTATTTGGTGtcaatgtatttaaaaaatcctcCATGATTCCTTGTTCTGATGTATCAATCGTTTCATCGAAGCTATAGTATTGTGTAACTGTACCAGGAAATCTTTGAATAAGTATTGTATTTATCTCATCGACAGAGTTGTTCTTTGGTGTCAAGATAGCTCAATTTGTCATTTCGGATAAATTTTCTGAATAGCTGCCAATATCTTGGAAGACTGCATCGATCAGATCATCTAAAGACTCCACATCATTTTTGAAAGGAATGAGCATTTCATTGGAAATTTTGATCTTATTCTCAATTGTGATTGGTGTTGTTCCATTTTCGAcctgaagtaaataatttgagaagttTGGATCGAATCTTGCTCGCATATTTTCACTCAACCTAATCTTAGTTAAAGTAGACCACAAATATGACGATGCTAAACTGGCATTAACTTCTTCTTGTCTTGTGCCTTTACGAATCACAGGTAAGACTTGACGAAAATCTCCACCGAATACGAtaatttttccaccaaatggTAATCTTGAATTAGTTATGTCTcgtaacattttatccaatgCTTGCATACATTCTTTTCTAGACATAGGTACTTCATCCCATATGATTAACTTTGCAAGACGTAACAATTTGGCAAGAGCACCTTGTTTGCTTACACAACAAGTACTATTTTTGTCAAGATCTAATGGAATTTTGAAGCGTGAATGGGCTGTTCGACCCCCAAGTAAAATAGATGCAGCAACACCAGACGATATAGTTGCAAGAGCAATTAAGTTTCTTGATCTTACTGTAGCGAGAAGTGCTTTATATAAGAATGTTTTCCCTGTTCCGCCCGGACCATCAATGAAAAATGCAGCAGATTCATTTAGAATGACTTTCTGCAAAATTGATTCATATGCGTGTTGTTGTTCAGAATTAAGACTCATCGAAGCCATAAGATCTTCTTCTGGTATCAGAACTgcaaattcatcatttatttctctagCTTCAGTTTCGTTCTGATCAAAAGAGACATCATGTTCTATTAAATGAAACATGTTTATATCTTTTCCCATCGATTCTAGTGTAGAAGAGATGCTTCGTAAGACTTTTGTCCTAATATCTGCTGATGTTCAACACTTGTTTCGAAATCACTTGACATATCTTGTTCAAAATATTCCCAAAGTTCTCTAGAATTTGTTGGATTACAATATactaaaattgttgcaaataaccGTCTTAAACTGTGTGGTATTTGGTATAAGGAAGCCTCTTGCATACAATCTTGTAAACTGGTATCTCTTTGTAACAAACCATGTAATGTAGCTGATTCACGAAAGGTTGGTGCAGTGACATTGCCAACTGTTTTGATGTGGTCAAATGATAAAGGGCCTCTTATATGATTTAACAATATCCGTAAGTAATACCTTTCACCTTCGAATGGACTTGCTGTAACAATGTGGCCTATaacagttttcttctttcttggagTCCATATTTTGTGTTGCTGGTTCCAAACAAAAGCTTCAGGAAATTCTTTGTACAGTAGTTTTCGTGCATTTTCATTAGCTTGATTTGTTGAAAAGAATTCAGTCAACATTGATTTTGCCGTAAAATCAGATCTTAGAACATTGTTAAGGTTGTCATGTGCATGAAAAGCTGCCAGATGTTGATCTTCAAGATGTAGATGTAAACTGTAAACTGATGGATGCATTTCATTAAGAATAAAAccatatattctccacatagctTCTGGTGGAGCAATCCATCTGGCTGAttgaaattgttggatttcatctATATCTTGGATGTTTTGTCCAGGAATCAAGTTGAAAGCAACACGATCATGACCTTtataaatgtacttataaaggTATTTGACTGCTTTGATTGTTGAGCAAATTTCTACATTTAAGTGACAATCAAATTTTGCGAGGAGATATGGATTATGTGGAACAACCCAACGGTTATCTAAATCTTTACCTTTGACTTTGACAGTCATTCCATTATCACAACGTTTGTACTGTGGGAAACAATCGATTCCAACGGTTGTGTTAGGTACAAAACCTTTTGGAAAGTGGTTTTTACAACTGTCATTTGCTTTCATACACATATTGTTCGGATTCAGTACTCCACAGGGGCCATGCATCATATGTCTTTTTACTGTCTTGTGCAAATGTAGATTTCTTTCTCTGTCAGGTATTTCTGCTGatacaatttcatcaaaagattctGGAGCACAAATTTTCCAATCTCTTTGTAGTATGATCAAGAAATGTGCATGTGGTAGTCCTCTTTTTTGATGTTCAATGACATATACATATGCTGAAACTTTCTCAAATATCTCCCGTTTGAATAATTCATCCTTcagttcttctaattttgctctaaagatACGTGCAATTAAATCAGGATGattttgtgcttcttcttgTGAACCCAATTCATCTAAgatttctttccaacttgggTTGCATGTCATGGTTAAAAAGATGTCCGGTTTTCCAAAGCGTTGGACTAAAgccattgcttccatatatctTTTGCGCATATCTCTTGGAcctccaataaaagaagaaggcaAAATAATGCGTTTACCAACTTTAGAAGCATTGCTTTGTCCAATTGATAGACTGTCAACTATTCCTTGATATACTTCAGATCAAATCTCTTGTTGCTTATTACGAAAATAATCCAATCATGACGTCTCAATTTTTACGTACATATCAACAACAAACTGCTGCAGTAAACGGCCCGAGAATAGTaaaatagattttgtatttttcctaatttgaagTTTGTAGCAATAGTACTCGTGACATGAGACAACctgttgttttctattttttttcaacactgtaagataataaataaattagaaatataacattgttatattagaacaattaaaagttaaaagaagaataattattttaaccttCTTGTTCCTTTATAAGCAGTTGTTCTGCTGATACTGATTGTTGATGGTCGACTGATGCTCTTGTTACTTGTTGTGGTAGTCTATCACCTttctttattcttaatattcattggtgccaaccagtatcaccaaaaggaaataacaatggATATTGCAGTAGATCATAACAGCCAAAATAGTATTTGACTATATGACTTCCACCTGCATGATTGAATACCACAATATTTCGTCCTCTCAAATGTTCtgaatcatcatcttcaatccaaatgacTGCAACTTGAGAAGCTGACGGAGTGTTAAAAATACGCTGATCCAAACCCACATCTGATCtgatatgaattttgtgattttcCAAATTGGGCAAATCTCCAAGAGTTCGAAAGAATGTTGAGTATGGATTAACATGAAGAATATCCATAAGTTGAGCAACagttgatgaatccaatcttcCAATGTCATAAACACGATTGTCCAATTCATGTTcggtatcataaaaatatagttGTAGATATGAATGATGTCCATCCAAAGGAACTAAGTCattaatgtaatgataaatttgaCCTTGAGCTCGAAATGTGTAAATACCTATGTTCCTTCTACACAAATCTCTatcaaatttaactccaaatgatGTGAAAGCAAATTTGTTGTTGTATGTGCGAACATACGTAAGAAAGTTGATAGATTCAACTGTGTTAGAAGTAAACAAATGGTAAAGTTGCTCTGGAACATCATTTGTAGTTAAAGAGATTGTTCCATCGGCACAACACAAACCTTTCGTTTCATGTTGAAATCTTTTTGCTTCACAAAATCTACAGAATGGTACTGATGGTAAGAGAGTTGCCTCAAATGGCactatttgtaatatttttctatgacCAGCTGATTGTTGATGTTGATTTCCTATGGAGGAAAAATGAATCATATAGATGAGGTAAATTCTTAAAGTTGCTATAGTTTTCAATAGTGGTGTCATTGAATGAAGTTGTatataagaaaggaaaagaaggaaaagaaatacgatttaattttatacatctttCTTACCCCGAAAGAGAGATTTTGTTGACGTAATTTCAACTGTGTTTATTTCCTGATAGAGTGCTCCAGAACTACCAATATTAGAACTATATTCAAATTGTTCAACGGAGGATATATCACTGGTTCCAGCTTCGGCACGAAAAGTGTGTTGTCTTTTTGTACAATATGGCCTGACTTCTTCATTATTGTGTATGGATTCTATATGATCTCCAACACATTTGTTTCATCGTGAATGATTGGTTGGGAGAAaaattgttcttcatgttgagTAGTATCATTCGTAGAATTCCTTTGTTGCagatatctttctttctttttttgtcgtatatgttctctttcttctaaagaaagagcCTCATATAAATTGTTTATCTTAAGATGTTTTGTAGTACCTTGAGaatcattttaaacaaaaatcaaaattataagaatatcaAAGAactaattaatcatataatgataaatttgtacTAATTTATTGATATAAGTTTACCACTTTTCATTTATACGTGGAATGAAATAATTCTTGTTGATAACTGGATAAAAGAGAAACTTATAATGATGCAAattcaaaaacttttttaatcTAAGTATGTATTCCAACAGAATAAAACCAcctattgaaaaagatatatttataacatcgtTGGTTACCTTGGTAGTCTTgaaaaaagactaaaaaaactCAATCCACTCAGCAAATTTAACGAAGCTGTAAAAAATGGataatgaaaattagaaatgaaccactaatagatatagaaattatataactGTTATAGCATGAATTGCAGATGaagaaagtagaaataaaaaacttacaattaaattaaatatttaaacaaataaaaggaaacaacaaattttgaaattcatgagaatgttatattttgtttgcaagtttttatatatatttcttgtctcaagtttttatcaaattctttaattaaatttttgatttttaataatttcaacattttagtaatagattatgtataattatatgggtaaaactgtaaatattgatgtaagtatttacatatagaattaaatttgtcggtaaaattttatgagcaattttatagcaatttttaaattttttttttataaacatgcatatataactaataagatataacattgATTATGTCGAaatgtaattaaattatatgattatattgattaattcaattagttttattatatattatgtaatcagaataaattctgagatttttaatttagatataaatagaaaaaggaaaaaaaattgcttagtagtaaaataatagtaaaagaggtataattacataattataatttaaaaatattttaaccttataatattttttattcaactgttatgtctaattttttaaaatccaataagtatttaatctaaaactacatttctattatttacaaactttcttattaatattcacaaaattattattttattttatttttcaagcatattttagagtataagtttatatacaatattatttttaataagtatgtactctattttatcaaattctttaatttaaatttcaatctttaaaatttttaatattttaataattgattatgtataattatataggtaaaactgtaaatattgatgtaattttttgaatatcaaatgtattttgattgaaaatttcaacattttaataattgattatgtataatcaTATAgataaaactgtaaatattgatgtaagtatttacatatagaactaaatttgttgataaaattttcctatattaaaattctatatgtagccatttttatgtattatttgtacattttattaatgtgattgactgtgttacaatttttaatatagtcTTTGCTGCTAGTTATATTATCTTGAATACAtaagaattaaattttaaaaatttattttttaaattaaattatgtcatataaataatatatagtgtaaaaaccttcaaataatttttaaactaattcgaaattataatttgaaacagttcaaagttcatgcagaataaatattgaataaatgacattaaataaatgacttaaaaaattctaaaatcagtgaagcaaaataaattatttcagttattaatttaCAGTATGAGATACTTTTATAAATAGCtacaacattatttttaataagtacgtactctattttatcaaaatctttaatttaaatttcaaattttaaaatttttaatatttcgaTAATTAATTCTGTATAATTATATaggtaaaactataaatattgatataaatatttacatatagaaataaatttgttgataaagttttcctatataaaaattctatatgtagccacttttatgtattatttatacattttattaatgtgattgactgtgttacaatttttaatataatttttgctgCTAGTTATATTATCTTGAAtacataagatttaaattttaaaattttattttttaaattaaattatgtcatataaataatatatagtgtaaaaaccttcaaataatttttaaactaattcgaaattataatttgaaacagttcaaagttcatgcagaataaatattgaataaatgacattaaataattgacttaaaaaattctaaaatcaatgaagcaaaataaattatttcagttattaatttacagtatgaaattaaaaagttaaaatatctaTACTTTTGATACTTTTATAAGTAGCTAGTTGTTGGGATAtcttgtttccactttcaacttcacggagttcaacctatgtaaaaaattcaacaaagtaaCATTATAGTAAGAACAAAAGTaaagttgtaaagaaaaaaaaaaaattattattatttaacattttcagatGGCAAATTGTAGAATAATAGGACATATAAATAGTTATTCAATGTATTTGtagcaaaattattttttcctaaactctctttctctcctagGCGATTCCGGAGCACGGCTGGTTCTCCTCCAGCGCTGCCCGGCGCCGCCGAGTGCCGGCCATCGTCACGGCCAACATCGGTGTGTTCTCCTCATGCCGGCGAGCATCCCTGGCACTTTCAAtcttccccacgcgcagccatggATCTCCTCCATGGAaggagaaccgaaatgggtttcttcGATTTTTGTGAGTTTTCGCTGCCGTACGCCGACACCGACGGTCACGACCACGACGGAGGAGTCCtcctcaaggcggcgaccatcccAGCCACCTTCGAAGTCGGCCACGCAcagccctccgtctcccccacggagaccgaacggaaatgggtttcacccatttctttCAAGTTACGCCGCCGTACGTGGCCGACGaacctcacgaccaccaccgacgaGTCCCCTTTAAGGCGGCGACCATCGCACCCACCTTCggagtcccccacgcgcagctttccgtctcccccacggaaacgcacacggagaaagaagaaaaaaatatgcgagaaacaggaaaaaaaaagaacaaaatggagaagttagaagtgagattagatgagaaatGCGTACCAACGGCTGGAAGAAATCTGAAGAGTACGGGAAAATTTTTTCTTcgttgagttgagtttgagaaatgttctgtaaatttgaattgttctgtaaatttgagatCTAAGTGTAGATCAGATATTTCATCTGTTATATATGTAAAGAAGATTAGATATTTTACATGTATCAGATATTTTACATGTTAACTGAACgaagaagatgaataaaatCGGAACTGAATTTCAGAATGCAATCAAAAGAAGCAACGAGAAGAAGAAACGGCTGTTActgctactattcactactgttcatcttatacacacttttaagtattaagaagatatatttatatcaattatcCATGAGATTTTCAGTCAGCAGCCATTTGTTGATACGAGAAGGATTGAGAATGTAGGTGGGAATGCTCTCTCTCGATGACGTTGCTCGAAATGGCCCATTCGCTTGCACATTACTTGCACGTACACATATCTAGTTATTTGCATCATCACGTCCTACATGATTTGATTTACGAATTTGACTAATCAAAGTGAAGAGTAGTACCGATACAAGCCCTAGTCATGACACATCCCAACTCCATACATTCTAAGCTAATAAATTTTATGGCTATACATAAATTTGACactaatccaataaaataaaagtataaaaagtaTAGGATTAAGAGATTTGACATATTAATTAAACATTAATGAAATTAAGAATGAATTATACCGTCTAAATTGAGAAAAcctttcaacttatctcatcttatcattataattttaacaaatttttatataaaatataataaaaagattattttttttaaattctaaaataaaaataatatcaaaaataatttttttaaaatattttatttaatttttatcttttatatcaACTATCCTCACCTCGTTACCCAAACCTAATATGATACGAATCGGACACGAAAtcataaagagagaaaatatggCAAAAGAGGGAGAGGAGTTGGGGGGTATATTCTAGGCTTCTAGCCATGATTTGAACAAGCGAAGAAGCATATTCAATCGAGAGAGTTCGTTAAGTAAGAAGGAACCTTGACGAGACGGAAGCTTGcttcctccctcttctctccaaACGAATCAAAGTCGCCACTTGAACAGCGCCTTTTCCTTGGCTTTCCTCCATTCACACCGACCACCTTATAGTTTCTCTCTAGACGAAAGAAACAAGGAACAGGTAATAGCATCGCAACGTAGTAATATTGTAGAAAAATCCAGACTTGGGAATCCGGTTATTGTAGCTAAAGAGGAAGAGCGAGATGGATGAGGCCGCGGATACATCTGTTTCGTCGTCCCTGTCATCCACAATCTTTACGAATTACCCTCTCATTTCTGCATTCGCCGCCTTCGCTCTTGCCCAATCCATCAAGTTCTTCACCACCTGGTATCTCTCTCTTATTGTATTAATGGGTTTTGGTTGTTTCAAGAAACTCACTCAAAGAATTGGATCTTGCATGGCTCTCGTTTGAGTTTCTATGTGTGATGTAACAAGATTCGGAATTTGATGTCTtcgtttttctatttttccttgGATCAAATCTAATGCTTCCGCTATGTATCATAAAGACAATTCTGATTTTGCTTTGCGATTAtatcttaaagaaaaatgtagcTTTACCCAGATCCTGAAATGAATTTGACAAAAAGCCTTAAAACTCATCTTGGGTTCAACTTGATTTGTTTGTTCTTTTCAAATTCAGCCGTATACAAACTAAGTCCATTACCCCCATCAAAACAATTGGATGCTACTAATTTCCTACGTCTTCTCTGAATGCTACTAATTTGTTTCTTATATTTGGTGTCATTGAATGGAATCTCATATGCCGCCTGGCAAAGTCTCAAAGCGCCATGCTCTCCAAACTATAGCCGCGATGGAATCAGCGCGAGATATAATACTAAGTAGGAGTGTATGAATTGATTGAATTTCTGATTAGCCAATGGATTCATTTGTTCtgtaaatgatatgaaaaagtgaatatttttggagtaataaattaatttttctgcAAACGGGTTTGCAATTTTTCTGAAATGGGTTCATGAAtccgttttctttttataagggCTACAATCATATATTTTGGCCTTTTGACCCTATATTGTAGGGTGGAATCGAAAGATAAGCTAGATATAGTGGTAGATTTTGAGTTGGAAGCTTATCTAAATGTTTTTGTACCTTGCTAAAAGGCTTTCTAGCTATTTGTAGTTTTTATGCTTCTGCGTAGATAGGTGCAGGTCCTGTTTAGATTTAGTTTTTTCCCGAGTCTTAATCTATAGATTTTCAGGTATACTGAAAGAAGATGGGATTTCAAGCAACTCATTGGATCTGGTGGAATGCCATCATCTCATTCCGCAACTGTAACTGCTCTAGCTGCGGCTGTTGGGTTCCAGGAAGGCTTTGTAGGATCCATATTTGCGATTGCATTGGTCTTAGCATGTGTTGTATGATTCCCTCTCTTTATATAGTTATGATTcgcataacataaataaaaccCCCTTAGACCTCACTATAAAACTTGTGTTACTATATTGTCTTGAACACCTCTtttgatgttttagttattatttatttgcattCTTTAACTATTTTCAAACAATGTGATAGAAGGATCATTAGAATAAATGTTTTCCATAATGGAGATGTCTGATGTAAATAATTTGGTGGCAGGTGATGTATGATGCCACTGGTGTGAGATTACATGCTGGACGCCAAGCAGAGGTTTGGTGCTCTTGTTGATCTTAGTTCTCTCCCCCTCCTTCCTTTCTGATGCCTCAGTTTTTGTCCCGCATGATTTCTCCCATTCCTCTCTACAGTAGTTTTGTTGTTTGAATGCATTTGATTTACAGCTTTGTTTATAACATTGAGAAGCATGAGCATCTTGCTTGCATTATAGTTGATTTATTTAGTGTAATTAATCTGAATATTATTCAGGTCTTAAATCGAATTGTATATGAACTTCCTGCTGAGCATCCTCTGGCGGAGAGTAGACCACTGCGTGAACTTCTTGGTCACACCCCATTTCAGGTATGCTTTATTATATAAGACTGCCTTTATGATTAATTAGTGGAGCCACACGCCATATCTTTTAGGGTTGAAGGCATTTATGtggatttttttgggtttacTTGTCTAACCTGCCATGTTTATATTGAAATTGTTGATGGATAGTGTTTTGATATTACTATTGGTCATCATAACATCTCTAAATTTAGTTGCTCTGTGGATTGGTAGAAATGGTGAAACTGATATATGTCGTCCACTTAAGTTTTAAGGACTCATGCTAAGTTCCTAGCTTAAAATTGTTCAAGATTTAAGTGAATTTAAATGCCCATTTTACTAAAAGTTCTGTCTTCCACAGAACATCATGGGCCCTGTAATGCCATATTGGAAATTAAAACTCGTTTAGCTTGAGTTTATGGTGTGCCTATGATGTTTGTGTTGCTGGGTGCTAGCGGATTTTGATCTATGGTTAACGTGCATTTGACAG carries:
- the LOC118344822 gene encoding ATP-dependent DNA helicase PIF4-like, encoding MGKDINMFHLIEHDVSFDQNETEAREINDEFAVLIPEEDLMASMSLNSEQQHAYESILQKVILNESAAFFIDGPGGTGKTFLYKALLATVRSRNLIALATISSGVAASILLGGRTAHSRFKIPLDLDKNSTCCVSKQGALAKLLRLAKLIIWDEVPMSRKECMQALDKMLRDITNSRLPFGGKIIVFGGDFRQVLPVIRKGTRQEEVNASLASSYLWSTLTKIRLSENMRARFDPNFSNYLLQVENGTTPITIENKIKISNEMLIPFKNDVESLDDLIDAVFQDIGSYSENLSEMTN
- the LOC109003135 gene encoding uncharacterized membrane protein YuiD-like, which codes for MDEAADTSVSSSLSSTIFTNYPLISAFAAFALAQSIKFFTTWYTERRWDFKQLIGSGGMPSSHSATVTALAAAVGFQEGFVGSIFAIALVLACVVMYDATGVRLHAGRQAEVLNRIVYELPAEHPLAESRPLRELLGHTPFQVIAGGVLGIVTAAIGHLIP
- the LOC118344823 gene encoding uncharacterized protein LOC118344823; the encoded protein is MTVKVKGKDLDNRWVVPHNPYLLAKFDCHLNVEICSTIKAVKYLYKYIYKGHDRVAFNLIPGQNIQDIDEIQQFQSARWIAPPEAMWRIYGFILNEMHPSVYSLHLHLEDQHLAAFHAHDNLNNVLRSDFTAKSMLTEFFSTNQANENARKLLYKEFPEAFVWNQQHKIWTPRKKKTVIGHIVTASPFEGERYYLRILLNHIRGPLSFDHIKTVGNVTAPTFRESATLHGLLQRDTSLQDCMQEASLYQIPHSLRRLFATILVYCNPTNSRELWEYFEQDMSSDFETSVEHQQILGQKSYEASLLH